One window from the genome of Deltaproteobacteria bacterium encodes:
- a CDS encoding 2-hydroxychromene-2-carboxylate isomerase — MTEPPRPVEFWFEFASTYSYPAAMRIEERARALRVPLRWKAFLLGPIFAAQGWSDSPFNLYPAKGRYMWRDLERVCAGLGLPLRRPTRFPRNGLRAARVACWFEDEPWLPAFVRAVYDASFARDLEIAESEVVAACLERAGAPAGALAAGSADAAKAKLRARGEQAAALGLFGAPSFVVGAELFWGNDRLEAALAWARGHGA, encoded by the coding sequence GTGACGGAGCCGCCGCGGCCGGTCGAGTTCTGGTTCGAGTTCGCGAGCACCTACTCGTACCCCGCGGCGATGCGGATCGAGGAGCGCGCCCGCGCGCTGCGCGTCCCCCTGCGCTGGAAGGCCTTCCTGCTCGGCCCGATCTTCGCCGCGCAGGGCTGGAGCGACTCTCCCTTCAACCTCTACCCCGCCAAGGGCCGCTACATGTGGCGGGACCTCGAACGGGTCTGTGCGGGGCTCGGGCTGCCGCTGCGGCGGCCCACGCGCTTTCCCCGCAACGGGCTGCGGGCGGCACGCGTCGCCTGCTGGTTCGAGGACGAGCCCTGGCTGCCCGCGTTCGTGCGCGCCGTCTACGACGCGAGCTTCGCGCGCGACCTCGAGATCGCCGAGTCCGAGGTGGTGGCCGCGTGCCTCGAGCGCGCGGGCGCGCCGGCGGGCGCGCTCGCGGCCGGGTCCGCGGACGCCGCCAAGGCGAAGCTGCGCGCGCGCGGCGAGCAGGCGGCGGCGCTCGGCCTGTTCGGCGCGCCGAGCTTCGTGGTCGGCGCCGAGCTCTTCTGGGGCAACGACCGGCTCGAGGCGGCGCTCGCCTGGGCGCGTGGCCATGGCGCCTGA
- a CDS encoding carbonic anhydrase — protein sequence MRYLPELFARNRAWAADQVARDPAYFQRLCGLQTPRHLWIGCADSRVPANQIVGLEPGELFVHRNIGNVFDPKDANAVSVLQYAVEVLGVSHVIVCGHYECGGVLAAFGSGLEPPLDGWIEHLRGVRAAHQAELDALPDRDARWRRLCERNVAAQVAAVCRTKLVEAAWARGQELFVHGWIYDLSDGLLRDLELSTAGPAPGG from the coding sequence ATGCGCTACCTGCCGGAGCTCTTCGCCCGCAACCGTGCCTGGGCCGCGGACCAGGTCGCGCGGGATCCGGCCTACTTCCAGCGCCTGTGCGGTCTCCAGACGCCCCGCCATCTCTGGATCGGCTGCGCCGACAGCCGGGTGCCGGCCAACCAGATCGTCGGGCTCGAGCCGGGCGAGCTGTTCGTGCACCGCAACATCGGCAACGTCTTCGACCCGAAGGACGCGAACGCGGTCTCGGTGCTCCAGTACGCGGTGGAGGTGCTGGGCGTCTCGCACGTGATCGTGTGTGGGCACTACGAGTGCGGCGGGGTGCTGGCCGCCTTCGGCAGCGGGCTCGAGCCGCCGCTCGACGGCTGGATCGAGCACCTGCGCGGCGTGCGGGCCGCGCACCAGGCGGAGCTCGACGCGCTGCCGGACCGGGACGCCCGCTGGCGCCGGCTGTGCGAGCGGAACGTGGCGGCCCAGGTGGCCGCGGTGTGCCGCACGAAGCTGGTGGAGGCGGCGTGGGCGCGCGGCCAGGAGCTGTTCGTGCACGGCTGGATCTACGACCTGAGCGACGGCCTGCTGCGCGACCTCGAGCTGAGCACCGCGGGTCCGGCGCCGGGAGGCTGA
- a CDS encoding S41 family peptidase, with protein sequence MMYRPSSLPRLVLLLLLAFSGPASAAGSSAAVVPGASEGEADGAHSALTCGDLSRLMATYLQNHVLYHSVSDELRGRVAESHLRLLDASRALFLDAEAAELREKTRQLFPALSLDDCSLLDAMHRASIEHYREMEHFVRGFVSDEDYAIDAQAELLLDPEKRGFPKTPAEREALYKKLVHFQMSNYVSNGESLPEAKQKLIHRYELITKRAEEMTPDEIYARFLGAFAISLDPHSAYLTPDSLEDFRIHMGLSLEGIGAVLSSRDGYTVVEEVVPGGAADLSGTLRPKDKILAVGQDAGGMVDVIDMDLRDVVRMIRGKKGTHVRLAVLRQGSDTERFTVKLTRDKINLEEQAAKLEFQTVERDGRKLKLAVLDLPSFYGDKEPDARQATDDVARLLDLVKREKVDGLVLDLSRNGGGLLEYAVRISGYFLRSGGVVAVGDSGKRNQVLEDPDGSILYAGPLVVLTSRVTASAAEILAGAVKDYRRGVVVGDDHTFGKGSVQTVAPLPPGLGALKLTTAMFFRPGGASTQQSGVRADVVLPSLTQVPDLGEEYQPYSLPARSIDSFAAGGEAGLNSAGGYVAVSAETLEQLRRQSGQRVGASERFAEVREEIEKQRENEGVVKVADLVEKEKDGEAASAGDPAPLSPEAAMLAPPEPGEAAGKEKDEPTPQLEEALQILADLVEASPQLALN encoded by the coding sequence ATGATGTACCGTCCGTCCTCGCTCCCCCGACTCGTCCTCCTCCTGCTCCTCGCCTTCTCCGGACCTGCCTCCGCTGCGGGCTCGAGCGCAGCGGTCGTGCCCGGGGCCTCCGAGGGCGAGGCGGACGGCGCCCACAGCGCCCTCACCTGCGGCGATCTGTCGCGGCTGATGGCGACCTACCTCCAGAACCACGTGCTCTACCACTCGGTGAGCGACGAGCTGCGCGGGCGCGTGGCGGAATCCCATCTGCGGCTGCTCGACGCCTCACGCGCGCTGTTCCTCGACGCCGAGGCCGCCGAGCTGCGCGAGAAGACCCGCCAGCTCTTCCCGGCGCTCTCGCTCGACGACTGCTCGCTCCTCGATGCGATGCACCGGGCGAGCATCGAGCACTACCGCGAGATGGAACACTTCGTGCGCGGCTTCGTCTCCGACGAGGACTACGCGATCGACGCGCAGGCGGAGCTCCTGCTCGACCCCGAGAAGCGGGGCTTCCCGAAGACGCCCGCCGAGCGTGAGGCCCTGTACAAGAAGCTCGTGCACTTCCAGATGTCGAACTACGTGAGCAACGGCGAGTCGCTGCCGGAGGCGAAGCAGAAGCTGATCCATCGCTACGAGCTGATCACGAAGCGCGCCGAGGAGATGACCCCGGACGAGATCTACGCGCGCTTCCTCGGTGCCTTCGCGATCTCGCTCGATCCCCACTCCGCGTACCTCACGCCCGACAGCCTCGAGGACTTCCGCATCCACATGGGACTGTCGCTCGAGGGGATCGGCGCGGTGCTGTCCTCGCGCGACGGCTACACGGTGGTCGAGGAGGTGGTGCCGGGCGGCGCCGCCGACCTGTCGGGAACGCTCCGGCCGAAGGACAAGATCCTGGCGGTCGGCCAGGACGCGGGCGGCATGGTCGACGTGATCGACATGGACCTGCGCGACGTGGTTCGCATGATCCGCGGCAAGAAGGGCACCCACGTGCGGCTCGCCGTGCTGCGCCAGGGGTCCGACACCGAACGCTTCACGGTCAAGCTGACGCGCGACAAGATCAACCTCGAAGAGCAGGCGGCGAAGCTCGAGTTCCAGACCGTCGAACGCGACGGCCGCAAGCTCAAGCTGGCGGTGCTGGACCTGCCCTCCTTCTACGGCGACAAGGAGCCCGACGCGCGCCAGGCCACCGACGACGTGGCGCGCCTGCTCGACCTCGTGAAGCGCGAGAAGGTGGACGGCCTGGTGCTCGATCTGTCGCGCAACGGTGGCGGCCTGCTCGAGTACGCCGTGCGCATCAGCGGCTACTTCCTGAGGAGCGGCGGCGTCGTCGCGGTGGGCGACTCCGGCAAGCGCAACCAGGTGCTCGAGGATCCCGACGGCTCGATCCTCTACGCCGGCCCGCTGGTGGTGCTGACCTCGCGGGTCACCGCCTCGGCGGCCGAGATCCTGGCCGGCGCGGTCAAGGACTACCGGCGCGGCGTCGTGGTCGGGGACGACCACACCTTCGGCAAGGGCAGCGTGCAGACGGTGGCGCCGCTGCCGCCGGGGCTCGGCGCGCTCAAGCTGACGACCGCGATGTTCTTCCGGCCGGGCGGCGCCTCCACCCAGCAGAGCGGGGTGCGGGCCGACGTCGTGCTGCCCTCGTTGACGCAGGTCCCCGACCTCGGGGAGGAGTACCAGCCGTACTCGCTGCCCGCGCGCTCGATCGACTCCTTCGCCGCGGGCGGCGAAGCGGGCCTCAACAGCGCGGGCGGCTACGTGGCGGTGTCGGCCGAGACGCTCGAGCAGCTGCGCCGGCAGTCCGGGCAGCGCGTCGGCGCGAGCGAGCGCTTCGCCGAGGTCCGCGAGGAGATCGAGAAGCAGCGCGAGAACGAGGGCGTCGTGAAGGTGGCCGATCTCGTCGAGAAGGAGAAGGACGGCGAGGCGGCCTCGGCCGGCGACCCGGCGCCGCTCTCGCCCGAGGCGGCGATGCTCGCGCCGCCCGAGCCCGGCGAGGCGGCCGGCAAGGAGAAGGACGAGCCGACGCCCCAGCTCGAGGAGGCGCTCCAGATCCTGGCCGACCTCGTCGAGGCGAGCCCGCAGCTCGCGCTCAACTGA
- a CDS encoding BolA family transcriptional regulator: protein MNAERVRRIEALLRERVGALRVEVIDDSHRHAGHEGARSGAGHFRVHVVSPRFAGLSQVAAQRLVYQALADMFGPDIHALSLRCEPS from the coding sequence GTGAACGCGGAGCGCGTGCGGCGGATCGAGGCGCTGCTGCGCGAGCGGGTCGGTGCGCTGCGCGTCGAGGTGATCGACGACAGCCACCGGCACGCGGGGCACGAGGGCGCTCGCTCCGGGGCCGGTCACTTCCGGGTGCACGTCGTCTCGCCGCGCTTTGCCGGCCTCTCGCAGGTCGCGGCGCAGCGGCTCGTCTACCAGGCCCTCGCCGACATGTTCGGCCCCGACATCCATGCCCTCTCGCTGCGCTGCGAGCCCTCGTAA
- a CDS encoding acyl-CoA dehydrogenase family protein, whose product MDFQLTPEEETFRAEVRAFLDEMLPPGTHTMDPAFLAEWHRRVREKRWVGFSWPREVGGGGGSIMQQVILKEEMAKRKAPPLGTCFMGLAWVGPAIIQYGTEAQKQRFVPDILDGKVQWCTGYSEPGSGSDLASLQCRGVRDGEHYVVNGQKIWTSIAMWSKWIILLVRTGPPGVEHKHDGITCLLVEMDTPGITVRPIRNMSGGAMFAEVFFDDVRVPVGNRLGEEGQGWKVTVSALAHERSSIAEVEGLLRKLDELVELARRAVKNGRPALEDDGVRRRIARCETRIEAMRMNGLRFLTKQLKGEPLGAETSINKLHRAALEVEMGDLALEIQGSAGHLEKEVEGGRWQRFALNWPEVVIGGGTPNIQRNIIGERVLGLPKD is encoded by the coding sequence ATGGACTTCCAGCTCACCCCCGAGGAGGAGACCTTCCGGGCCGAGGTGCGGGCCTTCCTCGACGAGATGCTCCCGCCGGGCACCCACACGATGGACCCGGCCTTTCTCGCCGAGTGGCACCGCCGGGTTCGCGAGAAGCGCTGGGTCGGCTTCTCGTGGCCGCGCGAGGTGGGCGGCGGCGGCGGCTCGATCATGCAGCAGGTGATCCTCAAGGAGGAGATGGCGAAGCGGAAGGCCCCGCCGCTCGGCACCTGCTTCATGGGCCTGGCCTGGGTGGGCCCCGCGATCATCCAGTACGGCACCGAGGCGCAGAAGCAGCGCTTCGTCCCCGACATCCTCGACGGCAAGGTCCAGTGGTGCACCGGCTACTCGGAGCCGGGCTCGGGCTCCGACCTCGCGTCGCTCCAGTGCCGCGGGGTCCGGGACGGCGAGCACTACGTGGTGAACGGGCAGAAGATCTGGACCTCGATCGCGATGTGGTCGAAGTGGATCATCCTGCTCGTGCGCACCGGTCCTCCGGGCGTCGAACACAAGCACGACGGCATCACCTGCCTGCTCGTCGAGATGGACACGCCCGGCATCACCGTCCGGCCGATCCGCAACATGTCGGGTGGTGCGATGTTCGCCGAGGTGTTCTTCGACGACGTGCGCGTGCCGGTCGGCAACCGGCTCGGCGAGGAGGGGCAGGGCTGGAAGGTGACGGTCTCGGCCCTGGCGCACGAGCGCTCGTCGATCGCCGAGGTCGAGGGCCTGCTGCGCAAGCTCGACGAGCTCGTGGAGCTGGCGCGCCGGGCGGTGAAGAACGGCCGGCCCGCGCTCGAGGACGACGGCGTGCGGCGGCGCATCGCGCGCTGCGAGACGCGCATCGAGGCGATGCGCATGAACGGGCTGCGCTTCCTCACCAAGCAGCTCAAGGGCGAGCCGCTCGGCGCGGAGACCTCGATCAACAAGCTCCATCGCGCCGCGCTCGAGGTGGAGATGGGCGACCTCGCACTCGAGATCCAGGGCAGCGCCGGACACCTCGAGAAGGAGGTGGAGGGCGGTCGCTGGCAGCGCTTCGCGCTCAACTGGCCGGAGGTCGTGATCGGCGGCGGCACGCCCAACATCCAGAGGAACATCATCGGGGAGCGCGTCCTCGGGTTGCCGAAAGACTGA
- a CDS encoding acyl-CoA/acyl-ACP dehydrogenase produces the protein MNFGFTEEQELLRQEVRKFLDANAPMEAVRKLAETPEGFSRALWKQIGALGWLGLTIPEAHGGAGLGLVDLVVVLEETGRTLFPSPLLATTLAAAAIRDAGSEAQRARWLPGLAEGSAIGTIAVVEAGDRLDPGGVRLAGRREGGDWRITGEKLQVLDGATADLLVVAFRTGSGDGEIALGVVERGTPGLTAETTPSIDGTRRVARLRCEGVRVAGDALLGAPGAAGPALARLLDQAAAVVTAETIGAAEGALRLTVDYARERVQFGSPIGRFQGVKHPLAEMYVDVESFKSLLYYAAWCLDQGDPEAPRFVSMAKAYAGEAFARIGIDGVQLHGGVGYTWEYDIQLYLKRSKWARAAFGDPDHHYDRVARLRTEAR, from the coding sequence ATGAACTTCGGCTTCACCGAGGAGCAGGAGCTGCTGCGCCAGGAGGTGCGGAAGTTCCTCGACGCGAACGCCCCGATGGAGGCGGTGCGCAAGCTCGCCGAGACGCCGGAGGGCTTCTCGCGTGCGCTCTGGAAGCAGATCGGCGCCCTCGGCTGGCTCGGGCTCACGATCCCGGAGGCCCACGGCGGGGCCGGGCTCGGGTTGGTCGACCTCGTCGTCGTGCTCGAGGAGACCGGGCGCACGCTCTTCCCCTCGCCGCTCCTGGCCACCACCCTGGCGGCGGCGGCGATCCGCGACGCCGGCAGCGAGGCGCAGCGGGCGCGCTGGCTGCCGGGGCTCGCCGAGGGCTCCGCGATCGGCACGATCGCCGTCGTGGAGGCCGGGGACCGCCTGGACCCGGGCGGCGTGCGGCTCGCGGGGCGCCGCGAAGGCGGCGACTGGCGGATCACGGGCGAGAAGCTCCAGGTCCTCGACGGCGCCACCGCAGATCTCCTGGTGGTGGCCTTCCGCACCGGCTCCGGCGACGGCGAGATCGCGCTCGGCGTCGTCGAGCGCGGCACGCCCGGGCTCACCGCCGAGACGACGCCGAGCATCGACGGGACCCGCCGCGTCGCGCGCCTGCGCTGCGAGGGCGTGCGCGTCGCGGGCGACGCCCTGCTCGGCGCGCCCGGCGCGGCCGGCCCGGCGCTCGCCCGCCTGCTCGACCAGGCGGCGGCCGTCGTGACCGCCGAGACGATCGGCGCCGCCGAGGGGGCGCTGCGCCTCACCGTCGACTACGCGCGCGAACGCGTGCAGTTCGGCTCCCCGATCGGGCGCTTCCAGGGCGTCAAGCACCCACTCGCCGAGATGTACGTCGACGTCGAGAGCTTCAAGTCGCTGCTCTACTACGCCGCCTGGTGTCTCGATCAGGGCGACCCGGAGGCGCCGCGCTTCGTCTCGATGGCGAAGGCCTACGCCGGGGAAGCCTTCGCACGGATCGGGATCGACGGGGTCCAGCTCCACGGCGGGGTCGGCTACACCTGGGAGTACGACATCCAGCTCTATCTCAAGCGCTCGAAGTGGGCGCGCGCCGCGTTCGGCGACCCCGACCACCACTACGACCGCGTCGCGCGGCTGCGCACGGAGGCGCGCTGA
- a CDS encoding acyl-CoA dehydrogenase family protein, with protein MARPEEATESRENAEFRRQVRAWIQANQPAHPGFKLPQTFLEVESERQFDFLREWQRKVYDAGYLGLDWPAEYGGHSDPHKRQRIVSQELNRAGAPFLVNVIGLQWAGPTILAYGSEEQKRKYLKNILSCEDVWCQGFSEPGAGSDLAGLQASATREGEGWVVTGHKVWTTLAHFAKWMILLARTDPTAHKYAGISYFLFPMDAPGVTVQPLVKMTGEGGFNQVIFDRAPMPADALLGQLGQGWQIAMTTLTFERGAAEGTGGGSATSTAESVRAVAALAKRMRRDGSPAAADPVIRDRLAQLWIEEEALRLTAQRARVAGLNMDDRPLATRLMNKLVFSELGQRLTELACEVLGPDAVLWLGDPSAPDKAEWPRAYLNSFGVTIGGGTSEVQRNIIGERVLGLPKTK; from the coding sequence ATGGCCCGGCCCGAGGAAGCGACCGAGTCCCGGGAGAACGCGGAGTTCCGCCGCCAGGTCCGCGCCTGGATCCAGGCGAACCAGCCCGCCCACCCCGGCTTCAAGCTGCCCCAGACCTTCCTCGAGGTGGAGTCGGAGCGCCAGTTCGACTTCCTGCGCGAGTGGCAGCGCAAGGTCTACGACGCCGGCTACCTCGGGCTCGACTGGCCTGCGGAGTACGGCGGCCACTCCGATCCCCACAAGCGCCAGCGGATCGTCTCGCAGGAGCTGAACCGGGCGGGCGCCCCGTTCCTCGTGAACGTGATCGGCCTGCAGTGGGCCGGGCCGACGATCCTCGCCTACGGCAGCGAGGAGCAGAAGCGCAAGTACCTGAAGAACATCCTGAGCTGCGAGGACGTCTGGTGCCAGGGCTTCAGCGAGCCCGGCGCGGGCTCGGACCTGGCGGGCCTGCAGGCCAGCGCGACGCGCGAAGGCGAGGGCTGGGTGGTGACCGGGCACAAGGTCTGGACCACGCTCGCGCACTTCGCGAAGTGGATGATCCTGCTCGCCCGAACGGACCCGACGGCCCACAAGTACGCCGGCATCTCCTACTTCCTCTTCCCGATGGACGCCCCCGGCGTGACCGTCCAGCCGCTCGTCAAGATGACCGGCGAGGGCGGCTTCAACCAGGTGATCTTCGACCGCGCGCCGATGCCCGCCGATGCGCTGCTCGGCCAGCTCGGCCAGGGCTGGCAGATCGCCATGACGACGCTCACCTTCGAGCGCGGCGCCGCCGAGGGCACCGGGGGCGGGTCCGCAACCTCGACGGCGGAGTCCGTGCGCGCCGTCGCCGCGCTCGCGAAGCGCATGCGCCGCGACGGCAGCCCCGCCGCCGCCGACCCGGTGATCCGCGACCGCCTGGCCCAGCTCTGGATCGAGGAGGAGGCGCTGCGCCTGACGGCCCAGCGCGCGCGTGTAGCCGGCCTCAACATGGACGACCGTCCGCTCGCGACCCGGCTCATGAACAAGCTCGTGTTCTCGGAGCTCGGCCAGCGCCTGACCGAGCTCGCCTGCGAGGTGCTGGGCCCCGACGCTGTCCTCTGGCTCGGCGACCCGAGCGCACCCGACAAGGCCGAGTGGCCGCGCGCCTACCTGAACTCCTTCGGCGTCACGATCGGGGGCGGCACCAGCGAGGTGCAGCGCAACATCATCGGGGAGCGCGTGCTCGGCCTCCCGAAGACCAAGTGA
- a CDS encoding acyl-CoA/acyl-ACP dehydrogenase, translating to MTLRLEVPTDFGFTEEHALLRAEARRFLAERLPIAELRRQVDAGVRLDRGLWKEIAGLGWVGLVLPERFGGAGLGWLHLGILMEEMGRRLVPGPFLGSLLAGIAIERGAGDAQRERWLPAIASGETIASLALVEPGGAFEGAAITASADPADGGFVLRGRKTHVVGGADAGIVVAAFREPSGRISLFAVDLPAPGVAIEDEVSIDPTRPTARIAFDGVRVGAGARLDGDGSRALAETLTRGSAALAAEQVGGAEAVLQLTRQYAIDRKQFDRPIGFFQAVKHPIVDMMCGIELARSLACGAAAGLDADTPAAPVHARMAKALASDVYAQAVRKGVQLHGGYGFTWDCDVHLYFRRALWSRPMLGDAIHHRKGLASALGGEA from the coding sequence GTGACCCTGCGCCTCGAGGTTCCGACCGACTTCGGCTTCACGGAGGAGCACGCGCTGCTGCGCGCCGAGGCGCGCCGCTTCCTCGCCGAGCGGCTCCCGATCGCGGAGCTGCGCCGGCAGGTCGACGCCGGGGTGCGGCTCGACCGCGGCCTCTGGAAGGAGATCGCGGGCCTGGGCTGGGTCGGCCTCGTGCTGCCCGAGCGCTTCGGGGGTGCCGGGCTCGGGTGGCTGCACCTCGGGATCCTGATGGAGGAGATGGGCCGCCGGCTCGTGCCCGGGCCCTTCCTCGGCTCGCTGCTCGCGGGCATCGCGATCGAGCGGGGCGCCGGCGACGCGCAGCGCGAGCGCTGGCTGCCCGCGATCGCCAGCGGCGAGACGATCGCGTCGCTGGCGCTCGTCGAGCCCGGCGGCGCCTTCGAGGGCGCGGCGATCACGGCCAGCGCCGATCCCGCCGACGGCGGCTTCGTGCTGCGCGGCCGCAAGACCCACGTGGTGGGTGGTGCCGACGCTGGGATCGTCGTCGCCGCCTTTCGGGAGCCTTCGGGCCGGATCTCGCTCTTCGCGGTGGACCTGCCCGCGCCCGGCGTCGCGATCGAGGACGAGGTGTCGATCGACCCGACGCGCCCGACCGCACGGATCGCCTTCGACGGGGTCCGCGTCGGGGCCGGCGCGCGGCTCGACGGCGACGGCTCGCGCGCCCTCGCCGAGACCCTGACGCGGGGCTCGGCCGCGCTGGCGGCCGAGCAGGTGGGCGGGGCCGAGGCCGTGCTCCAGCTCACCCGCCAGTACGCGATCGACCGCAAGCAGTTCGACCGCCCGATCGGCTTCTTCCAGGCCGTGAAGCACCCGATCGTGGACATGATGTGCGGCATCGAGCTCGCGCGGAGCCTCGCCTGCGGGGCGGCCGCGGGCCTGGACGCGGACACGCCCGCGGCCCCCGTGCACGCGCGGATGGCGAAGGCGCTCGCGAGCGACGTCTACGCCCAGGCGGTGCGCAAGGGCGTGCAGCTCCACGGCGGCTACGGCTTCACCTGGGACTGCGACGTCCATCTCTACTTCCGGCGGGCGCTCTGGAGCCGTCCGATGCTCGGCGACGCGATCCACCACCGGAAGGGGCTCGCCAGCGCGCTCGGCGGGGAGGCCTGA
- a CDS encoding Hsp20/alpha crystallin family protein: protein MAFPTIFRGYPVHLDTADPLGSFDRAVEGLWRGLGAAAPPVPAGFAPRIDVVEREGEYLVTAELPGLEEKDFQLEVHGNALTLTGEKRVEREEERKGWRWSERASGSFRRSIQLPDDVAADKASASFRNGVLAITLPKAEHARVRHIPVTTA from the coding sequence ATGGCATTCCCCACCATCTTCCGCGGCTATCCCGTCCACCTGGACACTGCCGACCCCCTCGGGTCCTTCGACCGCGCGGTCGAGGGCCTGTGGCGCGGTCTCGGTGCCGCCGCGCCGCCGGTGCCGGCCGGGTTCGCGCCGCGCATCGACGTGGTCGAGCGCGAGGGCGAGTACCTGGTGACGGCGGAGCTCCCGGGCCTCGAGGAGAAGGACTTCCAGCTCGAGGTGCACGGCAACGCGCTCACGCTCACGGGCGAGAAGCGGGTCGAGCGCGAGGAGGAGCGCAAGGGCTGGCGCTGGAGCGAGCGGGCCTCCGGCAGCTTCCGGCGCTCGATCCAGCTCCCGGACGACGTGGCGGCGGACAAGGCCTCGGCCAGCTTCCGCAACGGCGTCCTGGCGATCACCCTGCCCAAGGCCGAGCACGCGCGGGTCCGTCACATCCCGGTGACGACCGCCTAG
- a CDS encoding fumarate reductase subunit D — protein sequence MKTLLLRLEPVIWLLFGAGIMVGTLLLPAYVLAVGLGAPLGLLPEGALSYERAHALGSSLLGRLVLLAIIALPLWKGAHHLRSLFGDWLGHGPDGLIGSLLYAVAAVGSLAGIYAVLTL from the coding sequence GTGAAGACCCTGCTCCTGCGCCTCGAGCCGGTGATCTGGCTGCTCTTCGGCGCCGGCATCATGGTGGGCACGCTCCTGCTGCCGGCCTACGTGCTCGCGGTCGGCCTTGGCGCCCCGCTCGGCCTGCTGCCCGAAGGGGCCCTGTCCTACGAGCGCGCCCATGCGCTCGGCTCGAGCCTGCTCGGACGCCTGGTGCTGCTTGCGATCATCGCCTTGCCGCTCTGGAAGGGTGCGCATCACCTGCGCTCGCTCTTCGGCGACTGGCTCGGCCACGGGCCGGACGGCCTGATCGGCTCGCTCCTCTACGCGGTGGCCGCCGTCGGCAGCCTGGCCGGGATCTACGCCGTCCTGACCCTCTGA
- the sdhB gene encoding succinate dehydrogenase iron-sulfur subunit, which produces MAAHSGEMRKRTFVVTRFDPDQDEAPRTQTYDVDCRPDWKVLDALNHIKDEVDPTLSHRWSCRMAVCGSCGMNVNGEPKLTCKTSLAGYGDVVEVAPLASFPIVRDLVIDMEGFLDKLQSVKPWMIVAKEKAAEQGTYSQTPEELAAYKQYSMCINCMLCYAACPVVATEPHFLGPAAIALGHRYNLDSRDQGQAERNEVFRGEGSVFECSYANECSEVCPKNVDPAAAINQAKLLAVVDWASGLVVERKR; this is translated from the coding sequence ATGGCGGCCCACAGCGGCGAGATGCGCAAGCGGACCTTCGTCGTGACGCGCTTCGATCCCGACCAGGACGAAGCGCCGAGGACCCAGACCTACGACGTCGACTGCCGGCCGGACTGGAAGGTGCTCGACGCACTGAACCACATCAAGGACGAGGTGGACCCCACGCTCTCGCACCGCTGGTCGTGCCGGATGGCGGTGTGCGGGAGCTGCGGGATGAACGTGAACGGGGAGCCGAAGCTCACCTGCAAGACGTCGCTCGCGGGCTACGGCGACGTCGTCGAGGTGGCGCCGCTCGCGAGCTTCCCGATCGTCCGCGACCTGGTGATCGACATGGAGGGCTTCCTCGACAAGCTCCAGTCCGTGAAGCCCTGGATGATCGTCGCGAAGGAGAAGGCGGCCGAGCAGGGCACCTACAGCCAGACGCCCGAGGAGCTCGCGGCCTACAAGCAGTACAGCATGTGCATCAACTGCATGCTCTGCTACGCGGCCTGCCCGGTGGTGGCGACCGAGCCCCACTTCCTGGGGCCGGCCGCGATCGCGCTCGGCCACCGCTACAACCTGGACTCGCGCGACCAGGGCCAGGCCGAGCGCAACGAGGTGTTCCGCGGCGAGGGGAGTGTCTTCGAGTGCTCCTACGCCAACGAATGTTCCGAGGTCTGCCCCAAGAACGTCGACCCCGCGGCCGCGATCAACCAGGCCAAGCTCCTGGCGGTGGTGGACTGGGCGAGCGGGCTCGTGGTCGAGAGGAAGCGCTAG